In the genome of Cronobacter malonaticus LMG 23826, one region contains:
- a CDS encoding YfgG family protein: protein MSQATSIRRRDRFNGRMTRIVLLISFLFFFGRFIYSAIGAWYHHQDKVQAQQISMPLDVSSQQQQQR from the coding sequence GTGTCACAGGCCACCAGCATACGAAGACGGGACAGATTCAACGGTCGAATGACCCGTATTGTACTGCTTATCAGTTTTCTTTTCTTCTTTGGTCGCTTTATCTACTCCGCCATCGGCGCGTGGTACCACCACCAGGATAAAGTCCAGGCCCAGCAAATCAGCATGCCTCTTGACGTCTCCTCGCAACAACAGCAGCAGCGCTAG
- a CDS encoding sensor domain-containing phosphodiesterase: protein MLSVETLKKNKDQWWALPLVLPLLLLPLARVGNTYVHIEGGLVVLYYLPLSLFSAFIMMYGRRALPGIALGVVVYYHRNVGLLDLTVTLLNFFVPTTLSWAGYRIFAPGQHAVSWWHARSGAQRMFWLVFFNATVFMLFYQIAAFLGLYERPTSLTGENPFTVLTLISYQAVLVGCLTGTPVFYLLIRVLRHPRYLKSFLSQARAQRDKKVSKVEVAVWLGIILFLLGCLMQPTGDSSSLFSTTYTLSLLLPVMLWGAMRFGYFFITTVWTPVLALLCHYYYLYFPSVPGYETQMVINTSSYGVFSLVIVFMALTATRQRIMHLRGRRLALIDPLSHMPNLRALNRDLGKAPWSVLCFMRIPELELLGRNYGVMLRILYKQQMAAWLRQILLPDELAYQLSGHDLVLRIHTESYLERIDALDKRVRQFRFMWDGMPLQPQVGISYSFVRSPVTHLHLLLGEMSTMADLSLATNQPESLQCRGANHVQKAVKLKVDMLNRLQQALDNHHFRLMAQRIEGMRGDSYYEILLRMRGDDGELIAPEIFLPVAHEFGLSSRIDLMVLESTLQFMDEWREQLPASRFSINLTPATVCRVPFPGEVQRLLARYHVEPWQLIFEITESQSFTNVEQTQVTLSRLRAMGCRIAIDDFGTGYASYARLKSINADILKIDGSFIRNIVTSSLDYQIVESMCHLARMKNMQVVAEYVESEEIKNVACSLGIDYLQGYVIGKPQPLESLIATKPERTAQA from the coding sequence ATGTTATCGGTTGAAACACTCAAGAAAAATAAAGACCAATGGTGGGCACTGCCGCTGGTGTTACCGCTGTTGTTATTACCGCTCGCGCGTGTTGGTAATACCTACGTGCATATTGAAGGCGGTTTGGTGGTGCTTTATTACCTGCCGCTGTCGCTGTTTAGCGCCTTCATCATGATGTATGGCCGTCGCGCGCTGCCCGGTATCGCGCTTGGCGTCGTGGTCTATTACCACCGCAACGTCGGGCTGTTAGATCTCACTGTTACGCTGCTCAATTTCTTTGTGCCGACTACGCTGAGCTGGGCAGGCTACCGTATCTTCGCGCCGGGCCAGCATGCGGTTTCCTGGTGGCACGCTCGCAGCGGCGCGCAGCGTATGTTCTGGCTGGTATTCTTTAACGCCACGGTGTTTATGCTGTTTTACCAGATAGCCGCGTTTCTCGGGCTGTATGAACGGCCGACATCACTGACGGGCGAGAATCCTTTTACCGTACTGACGCTTATCAGTTATCAGGCTGTGCTGGTCGGCTGCCTTACGGGGACGCCGGTTTTCTATCTGCTTATCCGTGTGCTGCGCCACCCGCGCTATCTGAAGAGCTTTCTCTCGCAGGCGCGTGCGCAGCGCGATAAGAAAGTCAGTAAAGTCGAAGTGGCCGTCTGGCTTGGCATTATTCTGTTCCTGCTCGGCTGTCTGATGCAGCCAACGGGCGATAGCAGTTCGCTGTTCAGCACCACGTATACGCTCTCGCTGCTGTTGCCGGTGATGCTGTGGGGCGCGATGCGGTTTGGCTATTTCTTTATCACTACCGTCTGGACGCCAGTACTGGCGCTGTTATGCCATTACTACTATCTCTATTTTCCGTCGGTGCCCGGCTACGAAACCCAGATGGTGATAAATACTTCCAGCTACGGCGTCTTTTCGCTGGTAATCGTCTTTATGGCGTTAACCGCCACCCGCCAGCGCATAATGCATCTGCGCGGCCGTCGTCTGGCGTTAATCGACCCGTTAAGCCACATGCCGAATCTGCGTGCGCTGAACCGGGATCTTGGCAAAGCGCCCTGGTCGGTGCTCTGTTTTATGCGTATTCCGGAGCTTGAGCTGCTCGGGCGTAATTATGGCGTCATGCTGCGCATCCTCTATAAGCAGCAGATGGCGGCGTGGTTGCGCCAGATCCTGCTGCCGGATGAGCTGGCGTATCAACTTTCCGGGCACGATTTGGTGCTGCGCATTCATACCGAATCGTACCTTGAGCGCATCGACGCGTTGGATAAACGCGTGCGGCAGTTTCGCTTTATGTGGGACGGCATGCCGTTGCAGCCGCAGGTTGGCATCAGCTACAGCTTCGTGCGTTCGCCGGTCACGCATCTGCATCTGCTGCTTGGCGAAATGAGCACCATGGCGGATCTGTCGCTCGCCACCAATCAGCCCGAAAGTCTCCAGTGTCGCGGTGCAAACCACGTGCAGAAAGCCGTTAAGCTCAAAGTAGATATGCTCAATCGCTTGCAGCAGGCGCTGGATAATCATCATTTCCGATTGATGGCACAGCGTATCGAAGGGATGCGCGGCGACAGCTACTACGAGATCCTGCTGCGTATGCGCGGTGATGATGGCGAACTGATCGCGCCGGAGATTTTCCTGCCGGTAGCGCATGAGTTCGGCCTCTCGTCGCGCATCGATCTGATGGTGCTGGAAAGCACGCTGCAATTTATGGACGAGTGGCGTGAACAACTCCCCGCCAGCCGTTTCTCTATCAACCTGACACCCGCCACCGTCTGTCGTGTGCCGTTTCCAGGCGAGGTACAGCGGCTACTGGCGCGTTATCACGTTGAGCCATGGCAGCTAATTTTTGAAATCACCGAAAGCCAGTCGTTTACCAACGTGGAACAGACGCAGGTGACGCTCTCGCGACTGCGTGCGATGGGGTGTCGCATTGCGATTGACGATTTCGGCACCGGCTACGCCAGCTACGCGCGGCTGAAAAGCATCAACGCCGATATTTTAAAAATCGACGGCAGTTTTATTCGCAATATCGTGACCAGCAGCCTGGATTATCAGATTGTTGAATCAATGTGCCATCTGGCGCGGATGAAAAATATGCAGGTGGTGGCGGAATATGTCGAAAGCGAAGAGATAAAAAACGTCGCCTGTTCGCTGGGTATCGACTATCTGCAGGGCTATGTGATTGGTAAGCCGCAACCGCTGGAGTCGCTAATCGCGACGAAACCGGAGAGGACAGCGCAGGCATAA